The following coding sequences lie in one Musa acuminata AAA Group cultivar baxijiao chromosome BXJ3-1, Cavendish_Baxijiao_AAA, whole genome shotgun sequence genomic window:
- the LOC135629626 gene encoding UDP-glucuronate 4-epimerase 6-like: protein MASAPDTSKSFKLERHGGYLLRRINSTKVIAASSHLLFRASILATVVLILLFTLHYPPLLLSHPGAAASSVAHSNHRSLLSSAVTYGGAAWEREVRRSATPRSPSGLTVLVTGAAGFVGTHCSLALKKRGDGVVGLDNFNSYYDPSLKRARQSLLSRHGVLVLDADINDTPLLTKLFDVVPFSHVLHLAAQAGVRYAMRNPQSYVASNVAGLVALFEIAAKHADPQPAVVWASSSSVYGLNTATPFSELHRTDRPASLYAATKKAGEAIAHTYNHIYGLSITGLRFFTVYGPWGRPDMAYFSFTNDIISGKPITLFRMQDGTAVQRDFTYIDDVVKGCLGALDTAKPSTGSGSKKRGPAQLRVYNLGNTSPVPVAKMVGILEELLGKKAKKNVVTLPQNGDVPYTHANVSLAEKDFGYRPTTDLATGLKKFVKWYVEYYGVKTGNNVHSKMKKMEEKEAEEEASA, encoded by the coding sequence ATGGCTTCTGCGCCGGACACGAGCAAGAGCTTCAAGCTAGAGCGCCACGGTGGCTACCTCCTCCGCCGAATTAACAGTACCAAGGTCATCGCCGCCTCCTCCCACCTCCTTTTCCGCGCCTCCATCCTCGCCACCGTAGTGCTCATCCTCCTCTTTACGCTCCACTACCCTCCGCTCCTCCTCTCCCACCCCGGTGCCGCCGCCTCCTCCGTTGCTCACTCTAACCACCGAAGCCTTCTCTCCTCCGCTGTCACCTATGGCGGCGCCGCGTGGGAGCGGGAGGTGCGCCGATCTGCCACCCCGCGCAGCCCCTCTGGTCTCACCGTCCTCGTAACCGGCGCCGCGGGCTTCGTCGGCACCCACTGCTCGCTCGCGTTGAAGAAGCGCGGTGACGGCGTGGTCGGGCTTGACAACTTCAACTCGTACTACGACCCCTCGCTCAAGCGCGCCCGCCAGTCCCTCCTCTCTCGCCATGGCGTCCTGGTGCTGGACGCCGACATCAACGACACCCCGCTCCTCACCAAGCTCTTCGACGTCGTGCCCTTTTCCCACGTCCTCCACCTCGCCGCCCAGGCCGGCGTCCGCTACGCCATGCGCAATCCCCAGTCGTACGTGGCCTCCAACGTCGCCGGACTAGTCGCCCTCTTCGAGATCGCCGCCAAGCACGCCGATCCCCAGCCCGCCGTCGTCTGGGCTTCCTCTTCCTCCGTCTACGGCCTCAACACCGCCACCCCCTTCTCCGAGCTCCACCGCACTGACCGGCCTGCGTCGCTCTACGCCGCGACAAAGAAAGCCGGCGAGGCCATCGCGCACACTTACAACCACATCTATGGCCTCTCCATCACCGGCCTCCGCTTCTTCACCGTCTATGGGCCGTGGGGCCGCCCCGATATGGCCTACTTCTCCTTCACCAACGACATCATCTCCGGCAAGCCCATCACCCTCTTCCGCATGCAGGACGGCACCGCCGTCCAGCGCGACTTCACCTACATCGACGACGTCGTCAAGGGCTGCCTCGGCGCGCTCGACACTGCGAAGCCGAGCACCGGCAGTGGCAGCAAGAAGCGGGGTCCCGCGCAGCTGCGGGTCTACAACCTCGGCAATACGTCGCCGGTGCCTGTGGCAAAGATGGTAGGGATCCTGGAGGAGCTGCTGGGGAAGAAGGCGAAGAAGAACGTGGTGACGCTGCCGCAGAACGGCGACGTGCCCTACACGCATGCCAACGTGAGCTTGGCCGAGAAAGACTTCGGCTACCGGCCGACGACCGATCTCGCGACCGGGCTAAAGAAGTTTGTGAAGTGGTATGTGGAATACTACGGAGTAAAGACGGGTAATAATGTCCACAGCAAGATGAAGAAGATGGAGGAAAAGGAGGCCGAGGAAGAGGCGTCGGCCTGA